GTTGTTGTTTTTTATTGAGTGTATGGCTGTTGATGAAATTGGATTTGGAAATAAGGGCAGTGCCATTCGGGGTTTATATTTGGATATTGTTGATGAATATGACGCGATTGTTCATCCAGTTGGCTCGTGTAGAGATGAACAACACACAACAATGGATGTTGTCTTACTAGCTTAGGCTTGGTTTCTTGAATAACAAAATTATTCGAATAAAATGGCATCGAACACTTTATAGTTCGTATTCCAATGCAAgaatctgttttcttaggtAACTGTCCTATGTTTCTATATGTTGATTATCCCAAGCCAAGTTCAAAGAACTCTTCAGCGAGTCTCGCTCGAAGTTTCATGATAGTCGGGTTGTCATTTCAGAGAAAACAAAAACCCTTGGGTAAAAGAAACAGGATATCCGACACAAACGTTAATCCTGCGTGGCGTCATGTAAACAGTTGAATAATAATCACCTTAGTCAAAAGTGAAGGGGAATAGGAATTCGTCGGCGCTTGAGTCGTTGACTTATACGAAAGCAACTGAAAGTGGCTTAAGTGGATGGATCATCGATCATATAATGGACAAAGGGCGACGTTGGCGTGTATGTAAGTGACTATAGAGTATCAAATAGACACAGCcacttcaacaacaacatccgGTGTGGTGTATCGGTTAGCATACCGCGTTTTCATCTTGAGAAATCCGCGGCGAGCGGGGTTCGATTCCCCGCACCGGAGACATCATAAGTGAGCTTTCGAAAGCTCAAaatgtttttgttttgtttttttacaTGATGGATAAGATGTCAGTTGATGGCAGCTACGTATACCTACTGTGTCATGGCTCACATGTCATGCTGCTGTAACCCAAGACATGGGACCTTATCGTTGAAGATACCGAGTGTTGGGGGCATATAATGAAAGTGGCCAGCCTCTTTTAGAGTCATAGTTATTAAAGACAAATATCTATGTAGTATCGCTACCAATAATTACCTAGACATGTTACTTCTTCTCAATTAGTAGTCAGGTTCAAAAACTGAAAACCACTCTGCTATTAAGTAGGTAGCATTCCCAAAATGGCAAAAAGCCTCCGGCATGAAAGCATGAAGCAGCCCGGGATCCCGGGGTCCCCACCACCCCGTCCTTCCCAGCTTCCCTCCACCTTGTCCGAaacgccaacgccaacacTGAGCTTAAACATCAACCTCAATACATTTCTACACTACATACACCAGCGAAGCTTATAGGTATCTTATAATAAGCGCGGCATCTTCTCGCACCATCTCTTCCTTACTTTATCATGGCGCAGTCCACCGCCCACCGCCGCCTTCTCCAAGAGTACCGCGCTCTCACCAATAATCCACCAGAGGGCATCACCGCAGGCCCCATCTCAGAAGACGATCTTCTTCACTGGGAATGCCTCATCCAAGGCCCCGAGGGCACTCCCTTTGAAGGCGGCGTCTTCCCTGCTGAGCTCAAGTTCCCCAAGGACTATCCTCTTGCCCCGCCATCTATGCGCTTCCTTGCCGATGTGTGGCACCCAAATGGTCCGTCGACCCTACTGCTCCTCTCGCGCCGCGCTTACTGACTTCTTGATAGTGTACCCCAGTGGTTTGGTCTGCATTTCAATCCTCCACCCCCCCGGCGACGATCCCAATCACTACGAGCACGCTTCGGAGCGATGGTCACCTATTCAATCTGTTGAGAAGATCCTCATTTCTGTCATGAGCATGCTGGCTGAACCCAACGACGAATCCCCCGCAAATGTCGAGGCCGCCAAAATGTGGCGAGAGCGCCGCGCCGAATACGAGAACAAGGTCCGCGAGGGCGTCAGGAGAATGCTGGGTCTATAAGATGCCCGCTGTTGCAGGGCAAAAAGTAAACAACTCAAAGTGGCAAGGGAGTATCGGCGCACATCATTTTGGCATGGTTGTGGCATAGCATGGTGTTTGGCAGCGGTATGGCCGCCTAAATAAACTGTTCATATACTCATCCCTTGGAGAAACGCTTCTATCGTGAACGCTCTACAAACTCCATCTCATGCATAATCGCTCATAGCCCGTTATCCGCCTTGAACTTATCCCAGCTCTCATTGAGAGTGCTAAACACCAATCCCGCAATTAACCGCACCTCAGTACTTGCGTCTTGAGGAAGCTGTCAAACATTAGCATAGATCATCACAGAGTTGGTATAGGGGCTTACCTTGTCAGGATGGGTCTTCGCAATCGCCTTCATGTAAGAAATCTTGACCTTGTTGGCCATGACCAACTCGTGCAAGCCAACCTTCTTCCACCCACTGTTCTCCCATAACACGCTGTCGAGACTGGCGATGAGAGCACGTATATTGTCTCGCTTTCCATCGCGCCAGGCAGCAACTTTGGCGTCAACCTTTTCTGAGAGAACAAACTTCTCGTCATCCTCCTTAGCCGCAGCCTGGTTCGCCTCGCGGAGACGAGTAACAGCTTCAGAGCTCTTTTGAGATGCAAGGCTAGCTGTAGCCGTAGGCCTTGGTCGGGGTTTGGCAGCTGCCGGCTTGGGTTTAGGCTTGGGCGCCAAAGTGTTTTGGCATCGCTGTCGACCCTTGATAGCATTCGATCCGCCAACGCCACTCTCGACACACAGTTGCCAGACCGCGCTGGCGTCGGCCCACTTCTCCATCTGCTCGAGAGCCTCGGCTTTCCTGCTCAGGGCCTTACCATAGAGGTCTTTCAAGTCTCTGttctcatcaacaccactCTCATTCTTGACAGCCACCACTTCTCCTTGGCCATTACCAGGTCCAATAAGTTTGAGCGCCGTATCAGCATCCTCGACAGCCTGTTTTGGTTCTCCGGTCTTCAAGGCAGTCAAGGCGCGATTGCATAGAAGGAGGATGGCGAGAGGATGTGTTGGTGGAACAGCCGACAGTGAAGACGAATACGATGAGTGAGCAGATGCATAGTCACCTCGCTTAAAGTGAGCTGTGCCTTGAAGTCGGTGCTGTGTTGACGTTTGCAAGGCAACAGGGCTAATGGAGGGTACCTCCCGAGCTGGTCGTGGCGTAGGTCTTGAGACAGGAGGTGAAGGTCGCTTGGCCTGTGTCGTCGGTCGAGGGGATGGCTGGGCTGATCTTGTAGGTAGAGACTGGGTTGATCTGAATTCCTGTGAGTTGAAGAGCAGATCTGGCTCAGGTTCAACTGGCTTTGGTGTTGGCACTGGTGAGGGACCTTGTGAGGGCGTCTTGTTTCGTCTGTTAGGACTTCTGTAAGTCGAGAGGCTGTCGTCATCTGCGGCGAGGCGATTAAGTCGAGACTTCGAATCAAAAGCCGATGTCGGAGGTGGTGCTTGTTGTTGCCATCGAGGAGCAGGGCTCGAACGGCTGCCGACAGAATGAGCAGGGGATTGTCCCCTTGATGGCTGAGGAGTCTCTCTCTGCTCGGTAGATCGACTGTTAGTGCGGCGAGGTTGAGGGCGACCACCGGCTTCAAGCATCATGGCTTCGTCTGTAGCATCTGCGCGAGCCTTTCCTTGCGCCTTTGAggattgttgctgttgcgctTCTCGCATCCACTTAGGTTGGCTTGGGTCGCCGCCTTCTTGCTGCAAATCAGCAACAGcctgctgcatcttcttCTGTCCCGTCTTCCAAAGTGAGTTAGCCGTCTTGAACAGACTGTTGCCCATAGCAGCCGCGGTCTTGGCCAGATCCTGTTCTCCAGCCGCTGGTGACCTGCTGTCACTTCTAGGGGGCCGGCTTCCTGGCCTACTAGAGCTGGCCGAAGAGGTCTTTCCTTGCGCCTGTTCCTTTGATTTTCGGTGCGCTTCATCTAAAAGCCAGTTAACTGCGGCTTGTGCGTTGTAGCCATCACCACTTTCAACCAGGGCACGTCGGGCATCATCTGCAGAGAATCCGTAGTCCACAAGCTGAGCCACCGCTCTGTCAAAAGGATCCTTATTGACTCTGGGTTTTCGCTCAGCAAACTGCTCTCGTGCTGGCGGAGCCTCGTCGTCGGATGAGCTTGAatcttcatcctcgataGGCTTTCCAGGTTCGGCGCGGGGCCGGCTTGCTTCCTGCATGCGTCGCACTTCGTCAACAGGGCGGCCAAGGTCACCTAGgaagtcgtcatcatcagccTGCTGAGTAGGCGCCGCAGGAGCAGCAGCGGGCTTCAACCCGTTCAATCCGAATGGATCGTCGTCTTCGACTCCAAATCCACCTCCATTTGAGCCACCCCCACTAGTCTTCCACGCGTTCGGGTCGCTCAAGTTGATCGGCGGTGCAGACGGAGCTGCGTTTGCTGGGGTCGATCGATGCGATTCGGGGGGTGGGTAGTGGCTCGCATTGTCAACTTTGGTGTCCTTGTTGAAGGCAGCAAAgaggtcgtcgtcgtcagaCTTTGTCGTGTTCGATGCAGGTGGTGGTTGCAATGCAGGACTTGTCGATGCGCCTCTGCTTCCAAGCGCGTCCCAAAATTGACCGTTGCCAAATTGGGCCTCCTGttgcttcctcctctcctcctccttctgaCGTTTCTCAGCTTCGAGTTGCGCCTGTCGCTCAGCCAAGGTTAGGTTCTGCTTCGCCTTTGCTGGTCCAAAATTCATCAAATTGCTAAAACTGTCATGTGATGGCTTCGCTGGTGCCGGCGCCGCCTTGGAAGTCAAGGAACCAGAACCCTGTGTGGACAGAGGAGTGTTGCGTCCAGAACCCAAAGGAGATGGTGTTGGTCGCATTGACACAAAAGATGGGTTCATTACTGGCGGCTTCGGTTGGCCGCCAGTTGGCTTTGAAGACCAATCGAGGCCTGAGAGGTCGTCCATCGTGAAGAGAGCTGGTATGTTATTGTAGATAGTCAATCATAGTATGATAAGGTGAGTTGTGAGTTGTCTGCTATCGCAAGTGTGAGCTACTACCCCATCAGGGGCCGCATTCGGGTGTGGGGTTGTGGCTGTGTAATGCTAGGTTACCTCTTTAGACGCATTCTGTGGCTCGCTCTTCTATCACATGATTCTAACATATGTTCAACTTTGAATCGAGATAGTTTGTAAGTAGGTACTTCTACATATTCTAGGTATCCATGAATTGGAACTTCTTGAATCTACATAGAAGTTGTAAGCAATTAAATTCCTATGTGGTTCGATGAAGTAGTATAGGCATTCGATAAAAGGGGAGGAGGAATGAGACACGGTGGAAAGACGACGCCATGTTGTACATACACATATCAGCCATGTCTGTCATCGAAAACATCAACGTTAGATCCACAAGTTCAAATTGCTCTTGCTGTTACCTCTGAGCTATTAAATGCAAGATTAAACGACTCCTCTAAAGCGATATGAGCTGGGTGGCTTAATAATTTCGGCTCTGGTTCTTCTATAGAGTAATAGAAATTCCTTAACCTTGGACTGTATTCACCAATGTACTTTTCTAACTGCACCAAGAACAATTGTATCATTATCAGAGCACAAAAATGATGAACTCACGCactggttttttttttttttttttttttttttggtgttACTTCTCTCTCCTTGTAGTCGCAAGTCAGATTCTTCACGGACATGATGTCAATTGAGCCATGAGATACATTGTGCCTATGATCTTACCCTATACTGAATGTGAAACTGTGCACAGATTTCTTCACAACCAAGACACAGAAACAAACAATGTGGGCTTCCGTGTTTGTATCCATACTTTTAAGTATAATCATTATTCTGGTTCAACTGTTGCTAGTTCCAAGCGTACCCATCCTGATTAACCCACTCCAATATCGGATAAGTAAACGTGCACTTGGCGTTTGATATATACACAGATCGGGTTTTATACTGTTTTTGAGAAAAGTGTACCACAGACAAAAGACCTGTCATCAATCTAGCAAGTCTGTCACCAACCGCATTGGGTTCCGATTGTGTATCGCAATGTTTCGTGATGAAACGGATCGCGTGCACTCCAATTTAAAAATTGGATCATGAGTGCCCTGCAGAGTATAGGCACAGCGTTTATATGTTTGAAGAGCCACCGGTATTATAGCAGCAGTTAATCTACCGTTGAAACTACTggttaagattatacttactataggcaattatttatattcgcttaaatagttattatataatatatttatataatatttactaatccttaaagaaagcctttaattaagcttaaaacttcctattaaacttaaaataattatataaaaaactaatattttaaaattttaataattttaattaactttattattttagctattataattaaatagataattaattatttattataaactattaaatagtttaaatatctttataatataaataattatctttagatttataatttaaagtatataactatttaattatattacttttaaaaatatttcctttttttatattaatagtttaattttttaatttaatttttaatataaagtattaaattacttttctttttatagaatttaattaatataatttaatttaataaagtataaaaaaattaagatttaataattaaattaaactaatataatattaagcttattattatatatactattaactttaatatttttaagcttattttaattaaagattaattaatataaatctttagcttatttttattattaattaatataataattaatttttctttattattatattaattactatttctatatattaaagccttaaggctattatttataaaattaaagcctatttaataaaatatatttatataaattattattaataattagctattattatataaataattaattaaaataacttatatattatattagctttaaatattaatattaataacttttttatttttattattatattataaaaaagaaagaattttttactatttatttaaagcttatattcttatataaagtttagacttatattaagccttatagtattattactcttactactattaatactattatattattattaaatttccaAGCTTGCGGCTTTATTTACTGCAAGTTACACATTTTGATTTTGATAGCAGCAGTTAATATAGAAGCAAACAATAAGGGTCCGAGACCAGTCTAGATTGTTCAATTTTATTGCCAAGTCAGGTTCGGTCCGCTGTTCAGTTTTGTCGCAAATGTGCGATTTGTGGGAGAAACGTGGCCATCACGACAAGCCTCAATTTTAACTTGAAAAGACGAGATAAAGAATTCGATACAACGTTATCAACGTCATCGTAATGCTAGATCGATATTGGTTACGTCAGTCAGCACTTAGTTCATGGCAAGGGAGATTAATGAGAGTTGGATCTGCACTGGAGCGTGGAGAAGTGCTTGGGAGTATGAACTCTCAGGGTTTCAACGGTTTCAACAGCAATGATCAAAATCTCCCATTTTGTATGCGGAAttgaagaagccaagaatATTGCTTTTGAACtagatttcgcattagacttcgagggatacccatatcaagcTTTTGAACTAGAGAAAGCCGTGTTTGGCTCTTAACTGTTTGATATATACATGGGTTCTTCTTTCTACGTGCCTATTCTGGTTAACTTCGGACCTAATGAGGTCATTGCCTCTTTGTCACTAAAAGCATCAACGCTACTGAACTTTGATAGGGGATTCAGGTGACAGTGAGGGATAGACGATTTTTGATTGGACTAGAGTCGAAGTGAAACCCGTTTCAGGCATCCCGGCCTTTTGACAACCCCTGAATTATATTGGATCTCATGATAAATCGATTTATGCGTAGTAAATAAACGTCTGGGGATAATCAAGTTGAAACCTTCCCGGAAACACTTTAACGAAACAGAAAGATGAGGATGTGCAGCCGGTTCCTGACGATCATGTCGACCACTAGCGAAGAACAGTCAGGAGGTTTCATTCAATACCACTTTGAAAAAAGGTCACAAACAGCGCCCCTTTGTCTCTCCCTTTGTGTTGTGTCTAAGGAGGCTTGGCCTTGACCCTTGCTCAACACAAGACAGACGCCAGAGAAGACCAGCCACTCAGACATGGGACTTTGAAAGGCAGGTCAAAGAAAAAAGCGTCATTGCCCAACCGCACAGACATTGAGAATGACAATCTACTGACTCAACTAACAATCCATAGCCTTGGGAAATACGTAGTCAAATGCCATACAAAGGAAATTTGGGATCATGTCAAGTTATGCAAAGCCGGGCTGGTGGAGTCTGCGCGACTATGAAAGGCGCAGGAATCCAATCATCATTTGACTGCATGTCAACCAATTTCATAACTAATAGTGAAGATCTGTAGATGCCAATCTGGAGAACTGGGTTTCCGAAAGTGATTGACAGGAGAAATGATGGAAGCCCAGACCTTCTGGCGCCGTTTGCAAGGCGCATACGAACGTTGATTCGGCAGTCCACAAGCCAGCATCATCCAGGATAACATTGAAGATCTTTATTCAACTCAACTCCCTGGACGACGAAAAGCCATGTGCCTGGTACCT
This Fusarium poae strain DAOMC 252244 chromosome 3, whole genome shotgun sequence DNA region includes the following protein-coding sequences:
- the UBC7 gene encoding Ubiquitin-conjugating enzyme E2 7 (BUSCO:50121at5125) — protein: MAQSTAHRRLLQEYRALTNNPPEGITAGPISEDDLLHWECLIQGPEGTPFEGGVFPAELKFPKDYPLAPPSMRFLADVWHPNVYPSGLVCISILHPPGDDPNHYEHASERWSPIQSVEKILISVMSMLAEPNDESPANVEAAKMWRERRAEYENKVREGVRRMLGL
- a CDS encoding hypothetical protein (BUSCO:11316at5125), whose amino-acid sequence is MDDLSGLDWSSKPTGGQPKPPVMNPSFVSMRPTPSPLGSGRNTPLSTQGSGSLTSKAAPAPAKPSHDSFSNLMNFGPAKAKQNLTLAERQAQLEAEKRQKEEERRKQQEAQFGNGQFWDALGSRGASTSPALQPPPASNTTKSDDDDLFAAFNKDTKVDNASHYPPPESHRSTPANAAPSAPPINLSDPNAWKTSGGGSNGGGFGVEDDDPFGLNGLKPAAAPAAPTQQADDDDFLGDLGRPVDEVRRMQEASRPRAEPGKPIEDEDSSSSDDEAPPAREQFAERKPRVNKDPFDRAVAQLVDYGFSADDARRALVESGDGYNAQAAVNWLLDEAHRKSKEQAQGKTSSASSSRPGSRPPRSDSRSPAAGEQDLAKTAAAMGNSLFKTANSLWKTGQKKMQQAVADLQQEGGDPSQPKWMREAQQQQSSKAQGKARADATDEAMMLEAGGRPQPRRTNSRSTEQRETPQPSRGQSPAHSVGSRSSPAPRWQQQAPPPTSAFDSKSRLNRLAADDDSLSTYRSPNRRNKTPSQGPSPVPTPKPVEPEPDLLFNSQEFRSTQSLPTRSAQPSPRPTTQAKRPSPPVSRPTPRPAREVPSISPVALQTSTQHRLQGTAHFKRGDYASAHSSYSSSLSAVPPTHPLAILLLCNRALTALKTGEPKQAVEDADTALKLIGPGNGQGEVVAVKNESGVDENRDLKDLYGKALSRKAEALEQMEKWADASAVWQLCVESGVGGSNAIKGRQRCQNTLAPKPKPKPAAAKPRPRPTATASLASQKSSEAVTRLREANQAAAKEDDEKFVLSEKVDAKVAAWRDGKRDNIRALIASLDSVLWENSGWKKVGLHELVMANKVKISYMKAIAKTHPDKLPQDASTEVRLIAGLVFSTLNESWDKFKADNGL